The following are from one region of the Heptranchias perlo isolate sHepPer1 chromosome 24, sHepPer1.hap1, whole genome shotgun sequence genome:
- the LOC137341554 gene encoding vesicle transport protein GOT1B, protein MISLTDSQKIGMGLTGFGVFFLFFGMVLFFDKALLAIGNILFVAGLSFVIGLERTFRFFFQKHKMKATGFFLGGIFVVLLGWPVIGMVLEIYGFFLLFRGFFPVVVGFIRRVPILGSILNLPGINSFVDKVGESNSMV, encoded by the exons AAATTGGAATGGGATTAACAGGCTTTGGCGTGTTTTTCCTGTTCTTTGGCATGGTTCTGTTCTTTGACAAGGCACTCCTTGCGATAGGAAAT ATTTTATTTGTGGCGGGCTTGTCCTTTGTAATTGGTTTAGAAAGGACTTTCAGGTTCTTCTTCCAGAAACACAAAATGAAAGCCACGGGTTTTTTTCTGGGTGGTATTTTTGTGGTGCTGCTTGGCTGGCCTGTAATAGGCATGGTTCTCGAAATCTATGGATTCTTTCTTTTATTCAG GGGTTTCTTCCCAGTGGTGGTTGGCTTTATTAGACGAGTGCCTATATTAGGCTCCATTCTGAATTTACCTGGAATAAACTCA TTTGTAGATAAAGTTGGAGAAAGCAACAGCATGGTATAA